The Homo sapiens chromosome 16 genomic scaffold, GRCh38.p14 alternate locus group ALT_REF_LOCI_1 HSCHR16_1_CTG1 genome has a window encoding:
- the NTAN1 gene encoding protein N-terminal asparagine amidohydrolase isoform 2 (isoform 2 is encoded by transcript variant 2) produces the protein MNSIKSFSDHAQCGRLEVHLVGGFSDDRQLSQKLTHQLLSEFDRQEDDIHLVTLCVTELNDREENENHFPVIYGIAVNIKTAEIYRASFQDRGPEEQLRAARTLAGGPMISIYDAETEQLRIGPYSWTPFPHVDFWLHQDDKQILENLSTSPLAEPPHFVEHIRSTLMFLKKHPSPAHTLFSGNKALLYKKNEDGLWEKISSPGS, from the exons ATGAACTCCATAAAATCCTTTTCTGACCACGCTCAATGTGGAAG GCTGGAAGTACACCTTGTTGGAGGCTTCAGTGACGACAGGCAGTTGTCACAAAAACTCACTCATCAACTTCTTa GTGAATTTGACAGGCAAGAAGATGACATTCACTTAGTGACATTATGTGTGACAG AATTAAATGACCGGGAAGAAAACGAAAACCACTTTCCAGTAATATATGGCATTG CTGTCAACATTAAGACTGCAGAGATTTACAGAGCATCCTTTCAAGATCGGGGTCCGGAGGAGCAGCTTCGTGCTGCGCGAACTTTAGCAGGAGGACCA ATGATTAGCATTTATGATGCAGAGACAGAACAACTTCGTATAGGACCGTACTCCTGGACACCATTTCCACATGTGGATTTCTGGTTGCACCAAGATGACAAGCAAATACTAGAG AATCTTTCCACTTCGCCTCTGGCTGAGCCACCCCACTTTGTTGAACATATTAGATCTAccttgatgtttttaaaaaaacacccaTCTCCAGCTCACACACTGTTTTCTGGAAATAAAGCcctactctacaaaaaaaatgaagatggctTGTGGGAAAAGATCTCTTCTCCAGGAAGTTAA
- the PDXDC1 gene encoding pyridoxal-dependent decarboxylase domain-containing protein 1 isoform X21 — translation MTMTPGPWLGLPAVPAVTLYKHDDPALTLVAGLTSNKPTDKLRALPLWLSLQYLGLDGFVERIKHACQLSQRLQESLKKVNYIKILVEDELSSPVVVFRFFQELPGSDPVFKAVPVPNMTPSGVGRERHSCDALNRWLGEQLKQLVPASGLTVMDLEAEGTCLRFSPLMTAAVLGTRGEDVDQLVACIESKLPVLCCTLQLREEFKQEVEATAGLLYVDDPNWSGIGVVRYEHANDDKSSLKSDPEGENIHAGLLKKLNELESDLTFKIGPEYKSMKSCLYVGMASDNVDAAELVETIAATAREIEENSRLLENMTEVVRKGIQEAQVELQKASEERLLEEGVLRQIPVVGSVLNWFSPVQALQKGRTFNLTAGSLESTEPIYVYKAQGAGVTLPPTPSGSRTKQRLPGQKPFKRSLRGSDALSETSSVSHIEDLEKVERLSSGPEQITLEASSTEGHPGAPSPQHTDQTEAFQKGVPHPEDDHSQVEGPESLR, via the exons ATGACGATGACTCCTGGCCCGTGGCTGGGTTTGCCAGCTGTTCCTGCGGTGACACTGTATAAACACGATGACCCTGCCTTG ACTTTAGTTGCTGGTCTTACATCAAATAAGCCCACAGACAAACTCCGTGCCCTGCCTCTGTGGTTATCTTTACAATACTTGGGACTTGATGGGTTTGTGGAGAGGATCAAGCATGCCTGTCAACTG AGTCAACGGTTGCAGGAAAGTTTGAAGAAAGTGAATTACATCAAAATCTTG GTGGAAGATGAGCTCAGCTCCCCAGTGGTGGTGTTCAGATTTTTCCAGGAATTACCAGGCTCAG ATCCGGTGTTTAAAGCCGTCCCAGTGCCCAACATGACACCTTCAGGAGTCGGCCGGGAGAGGCACTCGTGTGACGCGCTGAATCGCTGG CTGGGAGAACAGCTGAAGCAGCTGGTGCCTGCAAGCGGCCTCACAGTCATGGATCTGGAAGCTGAGGGCACGTGTTTGCGGTTCAGCCCTTTGATGACCGCAGCAG TTTTAGGAACTCGGGGAGAGGATGTGGATCAGCTCGTAGCCTGCATAGAAAGCAAACTGCCAGTGCTGTGCTGTACGCTCCAGTTGCGTGAAGAGTTCAAGCAGGAAGTGGAAGCAACAGCAGGTCTCCTATATGTTGATGACCCTAACTGGTCTGGAATAGGGGTTGTCAG GTATGAACATGCTAATGATGATAAGAGCAGTTTGAAATCAGATCCCGAAGGGGAAAACATCCATGCTGGACTCCTGAAGAAGTTAAATGAACTGGAATCTGACCTAACCTTTAAAATAG GCCCTGAGTATAAGAGCATGAAGAGCTGCCTTTATGTCGGCATGGCGAGCGACAACGTCGATGCTGCTGAGCTCGTGGAGACCATTGCGGCCACAGCCCGGGAGATAGAGGAGAACTCGAGG CTTCTGGAAAACATGACAGAAGTGGTTCGGAAAGGCATTCAGGAAGCTCAAGTGGAGCTGCAGAAGGCAAGTGAAGAACGGCTTCTGGAAGAG GGGGTGTTGCGGCAGATCCCTGTAGTGGGCTCCGTGCTGAATTGGTTTTCTCCGGTCCAGGCTTTACAGAAGGGAAGAACTTTTAACTTGACAGCAG GCTCTCTGGAGTCCACAGAACCCATATATGTCTACAAAGCACAAGGTGCAGGAGTCACGCTGCCTCCAACGCCCTCGGGCAGTCGCACCAAGCAGAGGCTTCCAG GCCAGAAGCCTTTTAAAAGGTCCCTGCGAGGTTCAGATGCTTTGAGTGAGACCAGCTCAGTCAGTCATATTGAAGACTTAGAAAAGGTGGAGCGCCTATCCAGTGGGCCGGAGCAGATCACCCTCGAGGCCAGCAGCACTGAGGGACACCCAGGGGCTCCCAGCCCTCAGCACACCGACCAGACCGAGGCCTTCCAGAAAGGGGTCCCACACCCAGAAGATGACCACTCACAGGTAGAAGGACCGGAGAGCTTAAGATGA
- the NTAN1 gene encoding protein N-terminal asparagine amidohydrolase isoform X1 produces MCWSTQELGGGRRHRPAVKTTVHTPVPSPCSLWRPGRLEVHLVGGFSDDRQLSQKLTHQLLSEFDRQEDDIHLVTLCVTELNDREENENHFPVIYGIAVNIKTAEIYRASFQDRGPEEQLRAARTLAGGPMISIYDAETEQLRIGPYSWTPFPHVDFWLHQDDKQILENLSTSPLAEPPHFVEHIRSTLMFLKKHPSPAHTLFSGNKALLYKKNEDGLWEKISSPGS; encoded by the exons ATGTGCTGGAGCACACAGGAGCTAGGTGGAGGCCGACGACACAGGCCTGCTGTCAAGACCACTGTTCACACACCTGTCCCCTCTCCTTGCTCTTTGTGGAGACCTGGCAG GCTGGAAGTACACCTTGTTGGAGGCTTCAGTGACGACAGGCAGTTGTCACAAAAACTCACTCATCAACTTCTTa GTGAATTTGACAGGCAAGAAGATGACATTCACTTAGTGACATTATGTGTGACAG AATTAAATGACCGGGAAGAAAACGAAAACCACTTTCCAGTAATATATGGCATTG CTGTCAACATTAAGACTGCAGAGATTTACAGAGCATCCTTTCAAGATCGGGGTCCGGAGGAGCAGCTTCGTGCTGCGCGAACTTTAGCAGGAGGACCA ATGATTAGCATTTATGATGCAGAGACAGAACAACTTCGTATAGGACCGTACTCCTGGACACCATTTCCACATGTGGATTTCTGGTTGCACCAAGATGACAAGCAAATACTAGAG AATCTTTCCACTTCGCCTCTGGCTGAGCCACCCCACTTTGTTGAACATATTAGATCTAccttgatgtttttaaaaaaacacccaTCTCCAGCTCACACACTGTTTTCTGGAAATAAAGCcctactctacaaaaaaaatgaagatggctTGTGGGAAAAGATCTCTTCTCCAGGAAGTTAA